TCCGGGAAAATCTGTTTGACAAATGTTGGTATTTGTAGTTaccatgtgtgtgaatgtgtgcatcaGCCCCACACTGTCAAACTGGACACAAGTATCTCAggttgaggagagagagagaaaaggaggtgTTGAGCTGCAGGAAAGTATGGCAGAGCACGGCACAGGCTCTGGGTATATGCACGGTCTTGTAGGAATCCTGTTCCCGCAATTGAGATCCTCGTGCTGGATGCATCTCTTCATACAACAATCATCATCACTTATAGTTGATGATATCCCCACCATGCTGGCATATGAAGGTCAGAATATGTGTCAGTGCATTTTCTGTCTAGTCTAATATAAATTTGAGTTTCAAATTGCAACTATTGTTATACTGTGCTTCAAGAATGTGGCAAAATACATTCCATTCAAATGGAATGTCTTACTGGAAACTGGGCTGTCATTGTGAGTGGATTCCCATAAGAGAGGGAGGTGAACTGGACTTTCTTGTTTGTAACACAATGCCTCAGCATTAGTTAATGACCCAGTGATGTATGATAACAGCTTTAAAAATAGTTTGTCTTGTCTTCATAACTCATAACAACAAGGCAAGAAAATTCAGGtcaaaaaaatattcagtttttaacagtgttcaaagacactttataggattacaaaaaaaaatgaaaccttTAAAGCAAACAactatgaatataaaatataaatcataatcacacattaaaagcagGTATAATTGGATTTAACTGAAACAAATCAGAGACTGCACTGAAAGTTCAGTGCAgtctctgatttgtttttgtaaggAGAGTTCCAGAGGGATGGGGCAGCTACAGAAAAGGTTCTGTCTTCCCAGGTCTGGTGCTTGGTCCTGaatggaggggagaggaggtcagaggagtgGAGGCCATATAAAACTGACTGCCCCATTTTTAGATCTCTTGATGCTTCAGAAAATCCTTTGGAAAAGAGTTTAAAGCCCTGGCCCAGGCTGAGCTCAATTGtcaccataaaacatttgattcagagcaaatAATGGAAACTGGAAAAAAGGCAAAATCCAAAACTGTGTAAATTATTATCTTAAGAGTAAAGGAACTTCTGATGACCaccaaagcactttacagtacagtttttgccattcaccctttcacacattaagtgcatctatgtgcattCAACTGCCGATCTCGGTCaagttttgtgtgtgagcagcaggacTTTGAATTGGATCGGCTTTCAATTATAACaacattcattattttgaaatagGCCATAAaccataatgaaaaaaaaaaatattagaatatttatatttgtaatttatttattcattattgtaATAATGTGAGCATTCTCACAATGTGAAcagaatgaacacaaacattaaaaatataatcaaCAATAAATTCTAGGGATaatgatttcaaatgaaaacagcagcgGAGANNNNNNNNNNNNNNNNNNNNNNNNNNNNNNNNNNNNNNNNNNNNNNNNNNNNNNNNNNNNNNNNNNNNNNNNNNNNNNNNNNNNNNNNNNNNNNNNNNNNNNNNNNNNNNNNNNNNNNNNNNNNNNNNNNNNNNNNNNNNNNNNNNNNNNNNNNNNNNNNNNNNNNNNNNNNNNNNNNNNNNNNNNNNNNNNNNNNNNNNNNNNNNNNNNNNNNNNNNNNNNNNNNNNNNNNNNNNNNNNNNNNNNNNNNNNNNNNNNNNNNNNNNNNNNNNNNNNNNNNNNNNNNNNNNNNNNNNNNNNNNNNNNNNNNNNNNNNNNNNNNNNNNNNNNNNNNNNNNNNNNNNNNNNNNNNNNNNNNNNNNNNNNNNNNNNNNNNNNNNNNNNNNNNNNNNNNNNNNNNNNNNNNNNNNNNNNNNNNNNNNNNNNNNNNNNNNNNNNNNNNNNNNNNNNNNNNNNNNNNNNNNNNNNNNNNNNNNNNNNNNNNNNNNNNNNNNNNNNNNGCTACGTATTGCTTCTATGGCATTTACCCAAACTTATTTACAATGTGTTGACAGAATGTTAGTGAATTAAGTAAGACTAACTTAAATGAACCTTCTTTATACAAATGTTACCACTTAAGTTAAATTGACTTAGTTGTCTtccatttaagaaaagtattacATTGTAGTTGTGATAACTTAAAACTTTATTATGGCTACTCAGTTCATTTGATGAAACTGATTGCCTTAAACCTGTTAAGCTCTAttaactcaaaataaaaacacccacaTGACTCAGCTTGAgcaatttattttgttgttcacATCTCAATGCAACCAGCTGCTGAAATTCAAAGAAATATCTCTCAGATTTTTCACATATGCAATCTTAAAGGCTACAGCAGACTAAGCACATTCTTATGCCCATAACGATCAACTGTATAACATAAAGCAGGGCATATTTTAAGTTAACAGTTTAAAGGTATAGTTCACCCAAAGTGTCAGTAgctgacaaaagaaaacatttttaacgtCAACATTTGGATTCCCTTGGATTCCGTGCCAATATTGTTTTACAATGAAGCTGTTGAATTAAATGTCGTatacattaacatttatatgCTGGAATTAACAATGAAAATGAGGCTCATATAAAaagcatataaataaaaattcaacaTATTTCCATGTGGTAAAGAGAAGTGAGAACACCACAGAAGCAATCCAAGAATATGACCTATTTTAACACACAAATCAGAGGTGCCATagtttactgtatatacatgtcATTAGCTACCAGTATTTGGCATGCAAGCAAAAAACAATGCTGACATTCAACATTAAAAGCTACTGACAACCTACTCCAGCTCATTTCTCAAGGACTGTAACTTAGGTTTGAGCTGCTTTCTCCCATCATCAAGATTTAGCAGGACAACCTGGATGAACTCAAAGAAGCCACTCAGCTTCTCAGGGTAGCTCAAATGTAGAGCATAGATCAGTCCAAACAAAATTACCAGTGAATCAGTCCAAGATCTGTGAGACATTACAACCTGATCTTCGAGGACGATTGACACATGGTGAGTTTCAAAGGGAACTCCTGCAGGCACCTCCGCTTCATCCACCACTGCCACCAGAGCCACTGCTCCCTCCTGGGTTGCCTCCAACTCATCCTGAAAAGGGAATACATGTCCAGTGTGGTTGAGTGTACTTTTACAAACCATATAATATGattgctgtgaaaaaggttaaTTCATTAGTTCTTCTATGTGGTGCACCAATACCTTCCATGAGTGCAAGATTTTTTAGGTGGATCATTACCTTTGAGTTGTATATATAGTGAGGGCAGAGTTCTGGATTGGGTATGAATTTGTTGCTTATATTTTGCTCAAAATAGCTGATTAAGTCATTAGTTACAGATAAAGTTTCAAGACGTAACCACTTTGACATTTGTGAATTAGAGAAGCACAAAAATACACCATCCACAGAGATGAGAAGGGATGAGTAAGGAGCCGAATCTTATTTTACAAATTTGTATCCCAAACTTGGGAGCAGATAATCTGTTAAATTAGTTTCTGTACTTGATGACATGTGATTTTTAAGCAAATTTTTTAAGATTTCTGTTACCTGAACCCAACCCCTGAATGATAGCTATCAAAAATGACTCACATattatgttctttttaaaagttgGTGTATGTAATCATTCCTCCTGCATACTGCACTGCCTGGCTAGGGCATATGTTATGactgaacaaatacaaaaaaatctttGGAAATAGAtgaagatattaaaatattattaagttaaaattcactcattatctactcaccactatgctgatggcGGGGTGGGTGAAGTTTTGAGTCCAAAACAAACCTTGtgttttaggggtaaacagcgttgcagccaattccaacacaattgaagtaactcaaacagaaaaaaactgaaatgcctCCATAATGCTCCTGTGGGGTCATCCCAGTTCCGTAagcccgacattcaaattcaagtcgagacggcgtcatttacaccttgttttcTGGAGGTAGTGATGCTAACGCACACCCGTGCATACCCTTTGGCTGttagcttgtgtgcagtgtttgcTTGCAAACGTGAACACGGCTCCAAAAGAGGATATcatggacatttaggctaaaaacatggtttaaatgaagccgtttcaaatcaaatttgaatgtacgggcttatggacacttggatgacaccacacgcatagtatggaggcatgttaaggttttacatttgaagaactgatcaccagttacttcaattgtgttggatttagctgcaacactgtttgccctgaaactcctaaagtgttttccggactcaaacacttcacccacccctccatcggcatagtggtgagtagataatgaggttTTGGTGAAAAAGCtgtggaaatggaaaagaatTCAAACATACCTTGCAAGTTTTGAAGACCTCTGATGAATCCTCCTTTAAGTAGAGTGGTAGGCCGGCCAGGGCTGTCGTTCGAGCTGCAGTGATGTTGTTCTTGTCCTGTTGAACAAACATACACAGGTTATGCATAGATGGATGTTGGGGCATCctgttcacattcaacattatgtaatacacaaaaaatattttacctGAACATTATATGCCATTATAACCTCTTCCATCTTCTCGGCAAAACTTccagtcttcttctttttgtagAGCTTTAGCAGCAGTGGTGTGTACTTGTCAAGGGCAGCATAGAAGGAATGTGGCAGATTTTGATTGGTGATCCTGTGGAATTCAGTGTAGAGCTGCATGGAAAACAACAGCATAGGACAGACAAATAGACATATTATATTAAACAACTCAAGCTCATTTTTCCAGATCAAGTAGTGTTTTGTCAATTaattgctctttttttaattgtttactCACTTGGGCTTCAGAAAAGAGTCCAGGCCATCTGTCTTTTAGTTCAGCAATGGGAGGACCTGAATTCACAATTTCTTCGCGCCTTAGTGCAAAGGTACGCTGCATGAGTTGGTGGATGAGAACCGTGTCTCTTTCAATCGATGTCCTCTTGAACTGCTCCACCATCTCAAGCCTCATGGTCTCCAATGTGTCCTTAGTTTCTCCCAGTGGATAATTAGGAAGGAAGTTGACTTCCCCTCTTctgggtcttttgatgttggcCCTGGATGCTGCACCCTCTGGATTAGACCTGCTGCGCTTTCCTGCATTCATAGCCACTTCCTTTATGCCAGCCCTGCTCAGTTTTGTCCTGTAGTTGCCCATTTTGAAGCGCAAACTGTTCTTCCAACCCTCGTACCCCGTTTTGGAACCATTTTCTTTCAGACAGGGGTGTTTGCTCACCAGAGCCTCAGCAGCCTTGACTATCTCTTTGGTACTAGGATAtgctttatgtttatatatttcagcAGCCATTACATctaatatgttgtgtttttgatcCCTGATCAACCTGAGAGTTTTTCCCTCCTGCACATATGCAGAGTTGCCCTCTCTTAGAGCATACTCCACCTCATATGAGAATGTTGGaacaacaaatatctctggCCATCGACAAAGACGCTCTGGTGAATCTGTGTTATCAGACAGGAACACTGTGTCATCTGTGCTGGTTGAACTAATATCTAAATCAACAAATCTAACTATCTTAATGGTTGCCTTGGATGGAAGGTCCTCTATTTTAACTAAATTACAGAGAGCATTGTCAAACTCTGGGTCTTGGAACTGAAGGCGAAAGTCATAGGCCAAGTTCAACTTGTTTTTCACCTCCAATATGAGGGCATTTACAGTCTCAGGACGAGAGGGCAAAATAAGCCTTTCAGCGTTGATATCATCTAGGATGACCCTTAGTTTTAGGACAGCATTCGGATCCATTTACGCTGTATTAGGAAGACctgtaacacaaaacacaaatagttACTTGTACCTGGCTCTCTGTTTTTTACTAGCTGAATAGACCACCCACAAGAATCTGTACATTAGCTGCTcacttttctgctgctcttcaaTTTAACTTTcccaaaatattgaaaatggaCTGGTTAAATATTTTACAACAGAGCATGGTATAATTGGAACAATGCAATCTTAAGCTAATTATTCAACTTATTCACAAATATAACTAACCATTATACAGTAATGATATACTCCAACACATAGTACCTTACCGGAAAAATGGCTGAGGAAGGCTGCTTGCCGTTGTGCTGCTCCTTTACTCAGACACTGGAATGAAATGTTTAGTTGTCAGAATAAGCTTGCCTGAAACTTTGTAGGCATTTGATCAGTTAGCTGACacacagatttcactgtatgGCCCTCCATGCTTTTATGATCTGTTAGCTCATAGGACCGTAAATGTTCAATATACCAGGTCTCATAGTCTTTCAGAAGAAAGAAGATGTTATTTCTGATTAGTAATATGTTTCTGATCTCTTTAAACTCAGGCAATGCGGCATGTGTCCCagtgcaaacaaacatgctCGCCACAAAAGTTGTGCCTTCAATGGTTACCTGTTTTGTGCCGTatacactgctgctgtctgtgatgCTCGATATTAATGCATGTGTATCAGTAGGCAGTGACTCAACATAGATAGACTCCACTTTTGAAGTTTGTACTTGTGGCTTGAAAAACCTTGGAGATGCCAAATAGAATGCCATCATGTTTTGGTGTCTCTCTGCCAAagttttcaacacatttttgtaGTTATGAGTGTCATGAATAACTTTCTTGAAAACTTTGTGCTTCccctcaaatctcattgtccaGAGATGCACCAGAGGACCAAAGCACTTAATGAGATGAGGATAATGCTCTATGTAATGATGCTTTGGGCGTAATCGTAAGCTAGGAAGGACTTCCTGAAGCAGCTGCCTGTGATCTGAAATCTTACACGCCAAGTACTGAATAGTATCATCACTGAAATTATGAGACATAGCAAGCTCAACAATATCTTTTAAGTCCATTAGCACTTCCCAGAATTTGTCCCCTTCTGGGACTCTGGAGCCAATGAGAATAGGAAGCAATCGAATCAGAGTGTGATTCTCATGCCCATTCCCCCCAACTGTTCCTCTCTTAGCAAAATTTTGAGGAATCGGGTGAGGGCACCAACCTTGTCAGAATGTTGGAAGGGAAAGGACAGTATTGCCCTATTCAACTCTTCCAAAGTGAAGTATTTTTTTGTGATCAAACCTTTCAAACAATGTGCCAACTCCACAGGAACCACACCCTCAAACAGGTCATGTAGGATGTCAGGTGGAAATCCAGTGACAGGATGGAAATAAGAGAGATGGTCAGAGAGAACACAACTGCGTTTTACACCGCAACTGTCTCCATTGTCATTGTTCTGTATTTCTTGAACATGGTTATCATGCAGATCTTTGGTTCTCATCTCAAAACTACCAGAGACTGCATCTGACATTTGCAATTCTGTCTGGGTGGCAAGacaaaacctgcagaaataTGTAGACCTGAAACACTCACTGAAACCAGCTAGCCCATGGGCAGCAAGGTTATCAGCCACAACAGAGTAGACTGTGCCTTTGAGGCAGTCACCAAATGTTTCAATGTAGACACCAGCTTCTTCAAGAGTTTTTAGGTCACTCAAGAGGGGTGCAAATGTTTTTGCATATCCAAACTTCCTTACATCATTTGAATTGCACAATAGAGCCAGTTGAGTAGTGTGGAGGGCTGAGCGGTACTTTACTGGCAGGTTAGCTAATGTCCAATAAACTGCACagactttgtgtattttttttgaTGTTCCTAGAGGGTTTGCAATTTCAAAATCATCAACATAGAGAATTATTGATAATTTCTGACCCTCATCAGAAAGAAGCAGATTTTCCTTGTAGTATGAGCCATCACAGTATGATGAATAATGCCCAGGCAACTGTGCAGTAGTTTCTTTGACTTTCTCAAGtacatctgtttttttcaaCAACTGCTGCAAAGATGTGAGAATGGGCACATACATAAAGGTATGCTGGGACGACTCAATAAGGTACTCTACAGGCTTAACAAATGGAAACTTCTCCTCATAATATGATTTTCGTCTCTTGGCTGTGGACAGTGGTCCTTCAGATGTAACTGATTTGTGCAAAACATTACTATCTGAAACTGCCTGCACAATGTCATTTACAAGTGTGTCAGTAACAGGGCAGTTATGTTTTTCTAATATCTTTGTTACCGATTTTCTGATAACAGGttctgaaagtgaaaacaactgATCCATATGCtcaatgatttcctgtgttGCCCTCTGTGATACATGGAGAATGGTTTGCATTTTCAAGAAGAAGGCAGCCAGGTTGTACTGTAACTGCTCTGCTAACCCTTCATTGCTTCTGTCTGACACAGTGgcagtttcattttcatctgaaaaCTGAACTGGATCCTGTTCAATGTCACTATACtgacaaacatttgaaacagtTTCCACCACAACTTCTACATTGTAGTCTGACACATGTTGGTGTTCTCTGCATTTGTGGGCATTATATGTGgagtaaacatttgttttaaacttgCAGGCCCTGAAAGGACATGGCACTATTTCTTTCCGTCTTAAATGCCCCCTTAGGTGTATAAACATGTCCCTCTCAACAAATGGttgcttaaaggggacatagcatgcccattttaccacaagttgatatggttccttggggtcttaatgaaatgtctgtaacatactttggtcaaaataccacaaggatcatttaaaacagctcctttttaccctgtataaaacagccctccacagagcgacctgttttgactgcctgttcctttaaatgctaatgagccagctcccctccccttctcccccatgattttaaacgatataaattacatattttatatgatataaattatcaaatatgcatcccatactttgtattccccttgttgtcctggagttttaattttcccaatcacataattaaatgtccccctctgcccatccactacaagcacacaagcagacagacagagagagaaagagaggtggggggctatgaagaccatcatttaccccgaaccccgacattcaacgggtacaacaacaagcggagaaagcagaatcgcgggctgaccttatatgtacagtctatgggtctGACCAGCGGGAGAAATGTCTTgccgtgtgaacagccaggcggctgcgtgctgagaacggcgctgcgctgcctcacaGCGGCACTTCgccggtgtaccccggcgtaactactgtaacccggcggaactactgtaacccgccggaactactgtaacccggtatacagtagagctgaacactgcggaagtcttccacacagctggcagtgtggaagaccacAGGCAGGCAGCGCGCCGCTTCCAGCGcgagccgcctggctgttcacacgggacgagcatttctccgccgctggtcagccccatagactgtatatataaggtcagcccgcgattctgctttctccgcttgttaccgttgaatgtcggggttcggggttacagtagcgctgaacactgcggaagtcctccacactgctgctgtgtggcgctgacacaaattccagctcacgcacgggagagcgagcggtcgctcccgagcagctgctgcagcctcccagtcccaacgatccagacaaatgccacatgtgagtgaatcgcgggctgaccagcggagaaatgctcgtcccgtgtgaacagcccggcttgCTTGGGAACGgcctgcgctgcctcgcagcctccggtaaacccgaagtaacgagtgtggggggagggacgggacgggggtgggccaagaccatgtaggagacttccagtgtattgttacgacacaatacccaggaagcgcatCGAAGccgctcaagcatgacgtttctgacttagaggaactataacaaaacgctgaaagtgtttttccccagagtttttgggttggtagacatgccagatacccacattaacctgtagaagcactaacaaagtggaatttgcatgctatgtcccctttaaaatcacacacaggGCAATGAAATGCCCTCTGAATACCGTCTTCACCTACCACttttttctctgaatgtgtTCTTGACAAATGTACCTTTAGTGAATTAAAAGTACTAAATGTACACAAACAGTTGTTATACAGGCACGGTAAAGGTGAAATTGTGGAATACTGGCCATGATACAGTCTGTAATGTCTCAATAACTGTATTTGTAGGGCAGTAGAAAAATCACACAATTTACATTTCCACATGGTTTGCTCTCCTTAAAACAACTGACCTTTAGACAGTAGAACTCTAAGTCTCGGCAGAAACTTTGATTTTGGTTGTAGTCTTCACGCACCTGCCACTTTTCCACAATGACCGTTAACAGGGTGGAGCCTGAAAGCACCATGCCAAGCTAACATGTTTCCACCGCCATTCTCTTTCTCATTCTGTGCTTTTAAAATAGTTGAACAGTTATTACCTTAACGCATCGAACTTAGCGAACTATAACTGGAGCTTGACTGACTTTCACAAACTTACTAATGTTAACTCAACAACTGCCAACTTTAGCTACACGACCTGACCGTTAACTTTTGAACGTTTTCAGAAGCGGAATTGGCCGCGCTTCAAGCTAGCGCCGTTTACCGAACTCATTAGCAAGTTTCAGCGGTCAGACATTGTtcttgtatatttaaaaaaccaaGCAATAAAGGAACAACGTTACCTTGCGTGGAAGAAGTATCGTCGCGGGGTTCTCGGTCAGCAGTGAAGTTTGTCCAGCAAAAAACTCTTCGCGCCGATCTTTTCCATCACTCCGGTGCCGAGTGCAAACCTGGTGCTGACCGGTTCGAACCGGTTCCGCCCTCCGTCCCCCTCGGTACCGTGTGCGACAGCAGGTGAACGGTTACCGGTTGTGAGCAGACTTACGTGAAGTTGACGCAGAAAGTTGAATGAGTCTGTAAAAGCTCAAATAGCTTTTCTAAATATCTGACACAGTTTACCCCCGGGCCTCGCTGTCTGCGTTACTGGTGTAAATTGGCCGTAGATCCGCTTTACCTCAGCGCCAGGTCATCAGGTTAAAGCACTCACTTTTTCCTGTGCCCgcttcagagtaaaagcactctcgcgtttctgttgactgaatcgattcatttattttaataaggttttattgttgcaggagcggaagatgcacggaCTCATAACGTAGAGTCTTGACGTTT
Above is a genomic segment from Hippoglossus stenolepis isolate QCI-W04-F060 chromosome 8, HSTE1.2, whole genome shotgun sequence containing:
- the LOC124851094 gene encoding sterile alpha motif domain-containing protein 3-like, with protein sequence MDPNAVLKLRVILDDINAERLILPSRPETVNALILEVKNKLNLAYDFRLQFQDPEFDNALCNLVKIEDLPSKATIKIVRFVDLDISSTSTDDTVFLSDNTDSPERLCRWPEIFVVPTFSYEVEYALREGNSAYVQEGKTLRLIRDQKHNILDVMAAEIYKHKAYPSTKEIVKAAEALVSKHPCLKENGSKTGYEGWKNSLRFKMGNYRTKLSRAGIKEVAMNAGKRSRSNPEGAASRANIKRPRRGEVNFLPNYPLGETKDTLETMRLEMVEQFKRTSIERDTVLIHQLMQRTFALRREEIVNSGPPIAELKDRWPGLFSEAQLYTEFHRITNQNLPHSFYAALDKYTPLLLKLYKKKKTGSFAEKMEEVIMAYNVQDKNNITAARTTALAGLPLYLKEDSSEVFKTCKDELEATQEGAVALVAVVDEAEVPAGVPFETHHVSIVLEDQVVMSHRSWTDSLVILFGLIYALHLSYPEKLSGFFEFIQVVLLNLDDGRKQLKPKLQSLRNELE